CGAGAACGGCGAGGTGACGCTGACCGAGCAGGCCGAACGGATGGAAGTCTACATGGACATCGTGCCGGGCGACTCGATCCCGTGGGGGGAGTACTATCTCGGGCTGTCGATCATCGGCGCGCTGGTGCTCGCTGGGGTCTGGTTCGAGGTATTGCCGACCGAGACGATGCCGGGACTTGGATGGGCGTTTGCGGTGCTGGTGCTGTTTGCGGGCTCGGCAGGATATCACATCTATCAGGGACGGCAAAACCGGCTTGGAGAGATGGAACGGCCGCCGTAATCGTCAGACCAATCCGTTGATCCGTACTACTCACTGACCGAAGCGCAAATTGGACCACTGAAGACGTCTTCGAGCGTAACTACGTTTGTTTTCTAGTTAGTAGTGTTCACAGAAGTTATTATGTTTGAGAATAAACCATTTATTAATGTACCGTCGTGGGGCATGCTGTCCTCCAGAGAATCCGACAGCGACTCATTTAGCCTCGCGTGGTGTTTCCTGCTCGTTCGAGAGACCGAGACGGCCAGTGCTGTTTGACTGTCAAGCAAAATTGCCAGGTGGTAGTTCGGAGTTGCTCGTATGAAATCGCGGGTCTTCATGTCTCTCGGTCTGGTGT
Above is a genomic segment from Natranaeroarchaeum aerophilus containing:
- a CDS encoding DUF7344 domain-containing protein, translated to MSADEMPDRGEIFDLLSNHRRRYTIHFCKQQGETVTVSDLAEQVAAWELDKEINELDSKERKRVYTSLQQTHLPTLDDAGMVVYENGEVTLTEQAERMEVYMDIVPGDSIPWGEYYLGLSIIGALVLAGVWFEVLPTETMPGLGWAFAVLVLFAGSAGYHIYQGRQNRLGEMERPP